Proteins from a single region of Cydia amplana chromosome 17, ilCydAmpl1.1, whole genome shotgun sequence:
- the LOC134656016 gene encoding beta-1,3-galactosyltransferase 2-like codes for MEYRFIKDYIISPSERFCQKSPFIIIIVTSYVGDFELRNLFRRHLPREKLESMHATRIFLIAEIPPNEKNLTQSQIEEESKKFHDILQGAFTDSYRNLTIKHLMGLQWVTTNCPNASYILKVDDDTVFRFEKILSILLRTAEDEENFILGYQLNNTEPKRDKTNKWYVSLEEYPEKEYPSYVSGWYYVTTPTVAAKLINEAMYHPYFWVDDVLVTGILIGALKMRIIPLPDEFWYEYMLNVMIHTNKEYWNIEAYNYSFAIVNLAKN; via the exons ATGGAATATCGCTTTATAAAAGATTATATAATATCGCCTTCCGAAAGGTTTTGTCAAA AAAGCCCGTTTATAATCATAATAGTAACGTCATATGTCGGTGATTTTGAGCTTCGAAATCTTTTCCGCAGACATTTGCCACGAGAAAAGCTAGAGTCAATGCATGCCACgagaatttttttaatagcggaAATTCCACCCAATGAAAA GAATCTTACCCAAAGTCAAATAGAAGAGGAAAGCAAAAAATTCCACGATATTCTCCAAGGCGCATTTACAGATAGCTACCGCAACTTGACAATTAAACATTTAATGGGCTTACAATGGGTCACAACGAACTGCCCTAACGCGTCCTACATACTCAAAGTTGACGATGACACTGTATTTCGTTTCGAAAAAATATTAAGCATTTTATTAAGGACTGCAGAGGACGAAGAAAATTTTATTCTGGGCTACCAGCTGAACAATACAGAGCCTAAACGAGATAAAACGAATAAATGGTATGTGTCTTTGGAAGAATATCCAGAGAAGGAATATCCTTCATATGTGTCGGGCTGGTATTACGTGACTACCCCTACAGTAGCAGCAAAACTAATAAATGAAGCCATGTACCATCCATACTTTTGGGTAGACGATGTTCTGGTCACAGGCATTTTGATTGGCGCTCTGAAAATGAGAATTATTCCTTTACCAGATGAATTCTGGTATGAGTATATGCTAAACGTCATGATTCATACTAACAAAGAGTATTGGAATATTGAAGCATATAACTA
- the LOC134656119 gene encoding beta-1,3-galactosyltransferase 5-like, translated as MQKRFVTLAVISILSLALWIYWSSNLELHETIRLIKTSQNRFIKDLKISPSTSNTLCIKNPFMIIIVTSYVGHVELRSAHRRAMPQEYLEAMNATRIFMLAKIPPHEKYITQAAIEDESNTFGDILQGSFLENYRNLTFKHLMGLQWASKKCREASYILKVDDDTVFNLERTYNLLTSINIKGDFLMGYMLNDTKPKREKQNKWYVTWEEYPRNEYPPYMSGWYYITTPNTAARLTNEATYHPYFWIDDILITGVLTEALNIELIQLPKGYWLEYYELLECCLRDMINKHIMCDAVVGPNGGRNNLILEFNDGVSLCNKLKNCTKRNEEQSLDKVCVAFRERSIFSDGKPEVQFIKLR; from the exons atgcagaaACGATTTGTGACGCTTGCAGTAATATCAATATTAAGTTTAGCACTTTGGATTTATTGGAGTTCAAACTTGGAACTTCATGAAACGATAAGACTTATAAAAACCAGCCAAAACAGATTTATTAAGGATCTCAAAATATCACCTTCAACGTCAAACACGTTATGCATAA AAAATCCATTTATGATTATAATAGTGACATCTTACGTTGGTCATGTTGAGCTGCGGAGTGCACACCGCAGAGCTATGCCACAAGAGTACCTAGAGGCCATGAATGCAACAAGAATATTTATGTTGGCAAAAATTCCACCACATGAAAA ATATATTACTCAGGCTGCTATAGAAGATGAAAGCAACACTTTTGGGGACATTCTCCAAGGCTCCTTTCTAGAAAACTACCGGAATTTAACATTCAAGCATTTGATGGGTTTACAGTGGGCCTCAAAAAAATGCAGGGAAGCCTCTTACATACTCAAAGTGGATGATGACACTGTatttaatttagaaagaacataTAATCTTTTAACCAGTATTAATATTAAAGGAGATTTCCTTATGGGTTACATGTTAAACGATACCAAGCCAAAACGAGAAAAACAGAATAAATGGTATGTGACGTGGGAAGAATATCCAAGGAATGAGTACCCACCGTACATGTCCGGCTGGTATTACATAACAACACCAAATACTGCCGCAAGACTAACAAATGAGGCGACGTACCATCCATACTTCTGGATAGATGATATACTGATTACTGGTGTTTTAACTGAAGCTCTAAACATCGAGCTTATTCAACTACCTAAAGGGTATTGGCTTGAATACTATGAATTACTTGAATGTTGTCTAAGGGATAtgataaataaacatattatgTGTGATGCTGTTGTAGGTCCAAATGGTGGtaggaataatttaattttagagtTTAACGATGGTGTTAGTTTGTGTAATAAGTTGAAAAATTGTACTAAAAGAAATGAGGAGCAATCTCTTGATAAAGTATGTGTGGCTTTTAGAGAAAGAAGTATCTTCAGTGATGGTAAGCCTGAGGTACAATTCATTAAGTTAAGGTGA